In Motilibacter aurantiacus, one genomic interval encodes:
- a CDS encoding 3-keto-disaccharide hydrolase produces MRLTHAPAVAGRRALVPAAALALAAATLTGGGPAAAADRTCAVADSRPTVWLLDTDSGVPSRAAGGGCSVNDLIDDEQEWADHGSFVHHVQTVANDLLRADVLDRDERDELVEAAAHSAVGTAAAYETIYDGTPESLARWAYAGRGGFTRNADGTVTSRVGATGGFGTLWYTPKQFADFSLRLQFRDDAPGTTRGNSGVQVRFPALNGPVAGCPTTFNGSEQNNLSWIAVNCGHEIQINDSPEGGSNDPRKTGSVYGFKDIGLAAARPTGKGVWNDFEIRVVGQHYTVIRNGVVINEYENVPGVPLQGRPLDPLSDARGLVGHIGLQAHGSAPDVVTFRNVRVRDLGVPAQEGTWFDDATEALTAGDLPAHVLASLRERLGRAQSAAEAGSEARAIGFLGQYLARAENQVKDAEVRAALLAQGRQLLQTLREMDAAEGF; encoded by the coding sequence ATGCGTCTCACGCACGCCCCCGCCGTCGCCGGCCGGCGAGCCCTCGTCCCGGCCGCAGCCCTCGCGCTCGCGGCCGCCACGCTCACCGGCGGGGGCCCCGCCGCCGCGGCGGACCGCACCTGCGCGGTGGCCGACAGCCGGCCCACCGTCTGGCTGCTCGACACCGACAGCGGGGTGCCGAGCCGCGCCGCGGGTGGCGGCTGCTCGGTCAACGACCTCATCGATGACGAGCAGGAGTGGGCGGACCACGGGTCCTTCGTCCACCACGTGCAGACCGTGGCCAACGACCTGCTGCGCGCGGACGTCCTCGACCGCGACGAGCGCGACGAGCTGGTCGAGGCAGCGGCGCACTCCGCGGTCGGCACGGCCGCGGCGTACGAGACGATCTACGACGGGACTCCGGAGTCGCTGGCCAGGTGGGCGTACGCGGGCCGTGGCGGCTTCACCCGCAACGCCGACGGCACGGTCACCAGCCGGGTCGGCGCGACCGGGGGCTTCGGGACGCTCTGGTACACCCCGAAGCAGTTCGCGGACTTCTCGCTCCGGCTGCAGTTCCGCGACGACGCCCCCGGCACGACCCGCGGCAACAGCGGCGTGCAGGTGCGCTTCCCGGCGCTCAACGGGCCCGTGGCCGGCTGCCCCACGACGTTCAACGGCAGCGAGCAGAACAACCTCTCCTGGATCGCCGTCAACTGCGGCCACGAGATCCAGATCAACGACTCGCCCGAGGGGGGCAGCAACGACCCGCGCAAGACCGGGTCGGTCTACGGCTTCAAGGACATCGGCCTCGCCGCGGCCCGCCCGACCGGCAAGGGCGTGTGGAACGACTTCGAGATCCGCGTCGTCGGCCAGCACTACACCGTCATCCGCAACGGCGTGGTGATCAACGAGTACGAGAACGTCCCCGGCGTGCCGCTGCAGGGCCGCCCGCTGGACCCGCTGTCCGACGCCCGCGGCCTCGTCGGCCACATCGGGCTGCAGGCCCACGGCTCCGCGCCCGACGTCGTGACCTTCCGCAACGTGCGGGTGCGTGACCTCGGGGTGCCCGCGCAGGAGGGCACCTGGTTCGACGACGCCACCGAGGCCCTCACCGCCGGCGACCTGCCCGCCCACGTGCTCGCCAGCCTGCGCGAGCGGCTCGGGCGCGCCCAGTCGGCGGCGGAGGCCGGCAGCGAGGCGCGGGCCATCGGGTTCCTCGGCCAGTACCTCGCCCGGGCGGAGAACCAGGTCAAGGACGCCGAGGTACGCGCCGCGCTGCTGGCGCAGGGCCGCCAGCTGCTCCAGACCCTGCGCGAGATGGACGCTGCCGAGGGCTTCTAG